From one Phycisphaerae bacterium genomic stretch:
- a CDS encoding shikimate kinase has protein sequence MAARNVILIGLRGSGKSSVGRALAARLGWEFVDTDERVEAQTRRTIAEIFAQDGEPAFRALETAVIKDVARGTRQVLSVGGGAVLNPENCASLRAAGVCVWLTAPAEELHRRTQADPGTATRRPALTDAAGVGEVRRLLSARQPLYAALADHVVSTEELPLERVVETVLRVVTSEVS, from the coding sequence ATGGCTGCCCGAAACGTCATCCTGATCGGGCTGCGCGGCAGCGGCAAGAGCAGCGTCGGCCGCGCGCTGGCGGCGCGCCTCGGCTGGGAGTTCGTCGATACGGACGAGCGCGTCGAGGCGCAGACGCGGCGGACCATTGCTGAGATCTTCGCACAGGACGGCGAGCCGGCGTTTCGCGCCCTCGAGACTGCGGTAATAAAGGATGTTGCGCGCGGCACGCGACAGGTGCTGAGTGTCGGCGGTGGGGCGGTCTTGAACCCGGAAAATTGTGCCTCACTGCGGGCCGCCGGCGTGTGCGTCTGGCTCACGGCCCCGGCTGAGGAATTGCACCGGCGTACGCAGGCCGATCCGGGCACGGCGACCCGGCGGCCGGCGCTGACGGACGCGGCCGGCGTGGGCGAGGTGCGGCGCTTGCTGTCCGCGCGCCAGCCGCTGTACGCTGCGCTCGCCGACCACGTTGTATCTACAGAGGAACTGCCCCTGGAGCGCGTGGTCGAGACCGTTCTGCGGGTCGTGACCTCGGAAGTGTCGTGA
- a CDS encoding adenylosuccinate lyase, with product MPPIRRKPHLVSHPQHARRKSGPHEDFEHPLAARYASAEMLRLWSPQSRCGTWRRIWVALARAEHELGLPVTAKQVRALERAVDDIDFHAAQQYERRLRHDVMAHIHAFGDAAPVARGIIHLGATSMDIVDNADLLLMRQALDLIVSRLVGVVAVLAKFADEYADLPTLGFTHLQPAQLTTVGKRACLWLADLVADVERCAALRDGLQCRGLRGATGTQASFLKLLGSPAKVARLERSFARQLGFDACYPVSGQTYSRKIDVEVVSALASFAASTHKICNDLRLLAMLKEIEEPFEADQVGSSAMPYKRNPMRCERATGLARYLLSLATSPPQTLAAQMLERTLDDSSNKRLVVPEAFLAADALTLLLHNICDGLVVYPATIAARLAAELPFIASEDMLVEATARGGDRQVLHERIRRHAQAAARQVKQHGRPNDLIERLQGDPAFARVKWARVLEARRYVGLAPQQTREFLAHTVQPLLKRHRARATRAAELRV from the coding sequence ATGCCGCCGATCCGCCGCAAGCCGCACTTGGTATCGCATCCGCAGCACGCGCGCCGGAAGTCCGGCCCGCACGAGGACTTCGAGCACCCGCTGGCGGCGCGCTATGCGTCGGCGGAGATGCTGCGCCTGTGGAGCCCGCAGTCGCGCTGCGGGACGTGGCGGCGGATCTGGGTTGCGCTGGCGCGGGCAGAGCACGAGCTGGGTCTGCCGGTGACGGCCAAGCAGGTCCGGGCGCTGGAGCGGGCTGTCGACGACATCGATTTTCATGCGGCCCAGCAGTATGAGCGCCGGCTGCGGCACGATGTCATGGCGCATATTCACGCCTTTGGCGACGCGGCCCCGGTCGCACGCGGCATCATTCACCTCGGCGCCACGAGCATGGATATCGTGGATAACGCGGACCTGCTGCTCATGCGGCAGGCGCTTGATCTGATTGTCAGTCGGCTGGTCGGTGTGGTGGCGGTACTGGCGAAGTTTGCGGACGAATATGCCGATCTGCCGACGCTGGGCTTCACACACTTGCAGCCAGCCCAGCTCACGACGGTCGGCAAGCGGGCGTGCTTGTGGCTGGCGGACCTCGTGGCGGATGTGGAGCGCTGCGCCGCGCTGCGGGATGGCCTGCAATGCCGCGGGCTGCGCGGGGCGACCGGCACGCAGGCTTCGTTCCTCAAACTGCTCGGCAGTCCCGCGAAGGTGGCGCGGCTCGAACGCTCGTTCGCCCGGCAACTCGGCTTCGACGCCTGCTATCCCGTAAGCGGGCAGACCTATTCACGCAAGATCGACGTGGAGGTTGTGTCCGCGCTGGCGTCGTTCGCGGCGAGCACGCACAAGATCTGCAACGATCTCCGCCTGCTGGCCATGCTGAAGGAGATCGAGGAGCCCTTCGAAGCGGACCAGGTTGGCAGCTCGGCGATGCCATACAAGCGCAATCCGATGCGCTGCGAACGGGCCACGGGACTGGCGCGCTACCTGCTCAGTCTCGCGACTTCGCCGCCGCAGACGCTCGCGGCCCAGATGCTCGAACGCACGCTGGACGATTCCAGCAACAAGCGGCTGGTTGTGCCGGAGGCGTTCCTCGCGGCCGACGCCCTGACGCTGCTGCTGCACAACATCTGCGATGGGCTGGTGGTGTACCCGGCCACGATCGCCGCCCGCCTCGCCGCCGAGCTGCCCTTCATCGCCAGTGAGGACATGCTCGTGGAGGCGACGGCCCGCGGCGGCGACCGCCAGGTATTGCATGAGCGGATCCGCCGGCACGCGCAGGCGGCCGCCCGGCAGGTCAAGCAGCATGGCCGGCCGAACGATCTGATCGAGCGCCTGCAGGGCGATCCCGCGTTCGCCCGCGTGAAGTGGGCGCGGGTGCTGGAGGCCCGGCGGTACGTTGGCTTGGCCCCGCAGCAAACACGGGAATTCCTGGCGCACACCGTACAGCCGCTCCTGAAGCGGCATCGCGCGCGGGCGACGCGCGCAGCGGAATTGCGGGTGTAA
- a CDS encoding PLP-dependent transferase, which yields MSASDQERDPRAAGGFETLCAHFGEPRPDQRGAASPPIYQTSTFVYPDAESFDRRDQPDTPFYDYTRRSNPTTAVFEAKLARLEHGNWARAFASGMGAITAAINLRLTTDAHVVVVSDCYQPTRRYLAEYLSRFNVSVTFVPGTNPDDFAAALRDETQLIYLESPTTGRFDVIDLAPIVAAARQRGILTMLDNSWSTPYFQCPLDLGVDLVVHSATKFIGGHSDTLGGVVVGRDDALGRKLCCEAENLGASIDPFAAWLLVRGLRTLAVRMEQHQRSGLALARMLAAHPAVQRVYHPGLESYANYAVGRRQMRGYSGLFSFALRDQSQAAAHRFMNRLRIFSIGCSWGGYESLVVGGLSSTLFAANAGEPAWIIRLHAGLESTDDLLNDVRHALED from the coding sequence TTGAGTGCGAGTGACCAGGAGCGCGACCCGCGCGCGGCAGGGGGATTCGAGACGTTGTGTGCCCATTTCGGCGAGCCGCGGCCGGACCAGCGCGGCGCGGCGTCGCCGCCGATCTACCAGACTTCGACGTTCGTGTATCCCGACGCGGAGTCGTTCGACCGGCGTGATCAGCCGGACACGCCGTTCTATGACTACACGCGCCGCAGCAACCCGACGACGGCGGTGTTCGAGGCGAAGCTGGCGCGGCTGGAGCATGGGAACTGGGCGCGGGCGTTCGCGTCGGGCATGGGCGCGATCACCGCGGCGATCAATCTGCGCCTGACAACCGACGCTCACGTTGTGGTCGTGTCTGACTGCTACCAGCCGACGCGCCGTTATCTGGCCGAGTACCTCAGCCGCTTCAACGTGTCGGTGACGTTCGTGCCCGGCACGAACCCGGACGACTTCGCGGCGGCCCTGCGCGACGAGACGCAGTTGATCTATCTCGAGAGCCCGACGACGGGGCGCTTCGACGTAATCGATCTGGCGCCGATCGTGGCGGCGGCCCGGCAGCGCGGCATTCTGACGATGCTGGACAACTCGTGGTCCACGCCGTATTTCCAGTGCCCGCTCGATCTCGGTGTCGACCTCGTGGTGCACAGCGCGACCAAGTTCATCGGTGGGCACAGCGACACGCTGGGCGGGGTGGTAGTGGGACGCGACGACGCGCTGGGCCGCAAGCTGTGCTGCGAGGCGGAGAATCTCGGTGCGTCGATCGACCCGTTTGCGGCGTGGCTGCTGGTCCGCGGGCTGCGCACGCTAGCCGTCCGCATGGAGCAGCACCAGCGCAGCGGGCTGGCGCTGGCGCGGATGCTGGCGGCGCACCCGGCGGTGCAACGCGTCTATCACCCCGGCCTGGAGTCGTACGCGAACTACGCCGTCGGACGACGCCAGATGCGCGGCTACTCCGGGCTGTTCAGCTTCGCCCTGCGCGACCAGTCGCAGGCCGCCGCGCACCGGTTCATGAACCGCCTGCGCATCTTCAGCATCGGGTGCAGTTGGGGCGGGTATGAAAGCCTGGTGGTGGGCGGACTGAGCAGCACGCTGTTCGCCGCCAACGCCGGGGAGCCCGCCTGGATCATCCGTCTGCACGCTGGTCTGGAATCGACCGACGATCTGCTCAATGACGTGCGCCACGCCCTGGAGGATTGA
- a CDS encoding amidohydrolase family protein, whose protein sequence is MIIDVHCHYTFLRLRPVVAERFSFEPVTAGTPARPTDYDSCVSPRALHRVPWRLARRLLRFPTDDAAADRRLAAEYAEQLQSPGPIERFVLLAFDAVHDDDGRCVPLPGPGDTFGSDIYTSNSLIRDVCRRHPDRFLFGASVHPYRPNAVACVEEVFAAGASLLKWLPLHHNIDVTDPRSVAVLRRCAALGLPVLVHYNEEFTLKTQRPAYRGIGPLLDTLRSFRRTGEMPCTIVAHAATPVQPWGDRDSHRALLAALAGEFADAPLYADIAALTTWTKVGYLRRLARRQNLHAKLLFGTDFPVPPLLHRLRRDLGGDYRRIAAIRSWPQRAATTCRRLGFNEIVFHRAAELLPHVDYFSAAATRPA, encoded by the coding sequence ATGATCATTGACGTGCATTGTCATTACACCTTTCTCCGGCTGCGGCCCGTCGTGGCCGAGCGGTTCAGCTTCGAACCGGTGACTGCCGGTACGCCGGCGCGGCCGACCGACTACGATTCGTGCGTGTCGCCGCGGGCGCTGCACCGCGTCCCGTGGCGGCTGGCACGGCGGCTGCTGCGGTTCCCGACGGACGACGCCGCGGCGGACCGGCGCCTGGCGGCGGAGTACGCGGAGCAGCTCCAGTCGCCGGGGCCGATTGAGCGGTTCGTGTTGCTCGCGTTCGATGCGGTGCACGACGATGACGGGCGCTGCGTGCCGCTGCCGGGCCCTGGCGATACATTCGGGAGTGACATCTACACGTCGAACAGCCTGATTCGGGACGTATGTCGGCGGCATCCCGACCGCTTCCTGTTCGGGGCGTCCGTACACCCGTACCGACCGAACGCGGTCGCGTGCGTGGAAGAGGTCTTCGCGGCGGGGGCCAGCCTGCTGAAGTGGCTGCCACTGCATCACAACATCGATGTGACCGACCCGCGTAGCGTGGCGGTGCTACGGCGCTGTGCGGCCCTCGGCCTGCCGGTGCTGGTGCATTACAACGAGGAGTTCACGCTCAAAACGCAGCGGCCCGCATATCGCGGCATCGGCCCCCTGTTGGACACGCTGCGCAGCTTCCGTCGGACGGGTGAGATGCCTTGTACGATCGTCGCTCACGCGGCGACACCGGTACAGCCGTGGGGTGATCGTGACTCGCACCGGGCATTACTGGCGGCGCTCGCGGGCGAGTTTGCCGACGCGCCGCTGTATGCGGACATCGCGGCCCTCACCACTTGGACCAAGGTGGGTTACCTCCGGCGATTGGCGCGGCGGCAGAATCTGCACGCGAAGCTGCTGTTCGGCACGGACTTCCCGGTGCCGCCGCTGCTGCACCGCTTGCGCCGTGACCTGGGCGGCGACTACCGGCGGATCGCGGCGATCCGCTCGTGGCCGCAGCGGGCGGCGACGACGTGTCGGCGGCTTGGATTCAACGAGATCGTGTTTCATCGCGCTGCCGAGTTGCTGCCGCACGTGGATTACTTCTCCGCCGCCGCAACCCGGCCGGCTTGA
- a CDS encoding phosphomannomutase/phosphoglucomutase, which produces MPNESDDKQRFCPGEEHIRISEAICLGRRRANFRKCPGCQFNDDERGQTPYYAPSGPAGVRPPPRAVLEMEKRDMIEKVFKAYDVRATVPDPLNEDVAWRIGNATAQLLRTTLTGYNRSDSKMNTLIVGRDMRKHSRKLCHAFMEGAAAVGTPVVDIGLIDTSQIYFATNYMPCCGGVQTTASHNPANYNGFKICGAKGKPIGAETGLKEIERIARAISRHDVPETIPIRTLDLSEPYRNYLRKFMRTPRPLKVVIDASNGMAGRWFPIIFNGAPNLTIIPLNFDHDGEFVHPPNPLVPANLQQLQAAVRDNHADFGACFDGDADRCVFVDGDAHMVRPDLVTALLAVEYLRERPGSTVVYDLRSSRVVPEVIQKSGGTPRRERVGHVFMKRSLAETNAVFGGELSGHFYFRDFFFCDSGMMAFIALVNVLTRSGKSLAELIEPLNIYASSGERNFENDDKDGTLRRISEKYKDAEIDHLDGVTVQYKDWWFNIRASNTEPLLRLNMEAANDRLLEDKLAELTPLLGKAVAH; this is translated from the coding sequence GTGCCGAACGAGTCGGATGATAAGCAGCGGTTCTGCCCGGGTGAGGAACACATCCGGATTTCCGAGGCGATCTGCCTGGGCCGACGTCGGGCCAATTTCCGCAAGTGCCCCGGGTGCCAGTTCAATGACGACGAGCGCGGCCAGACGCCATACTACGCCCCCTCCGGCCCCGCCGGGGTCCGGCCACCCCCGCGCGCCGTTCTGGAAATGGAAAAGCGAGACATGATCGAAAAGGTGTTCAAAGCCTATGACGTGCGCGCCACGGTGCCCGACCCGCTGAACGAGGACGTGGCCTGGCGCATCGGCAACGCGACTGCCCAACTGCTGCGCACGACCCTCACCGGCTACAATCGCAGCGATTCCAAGATGAACACGCTGATCGTCGGCCGCGACATGCGCAAGCACAGCCGCAAGCTGTGCCACGCGTTCATGGAAGGCGCCGCCGCCGTCGGCACCCCCGTCGTCGACATCGGCCTCATCGACACATCGCAAATCTATTTCGCGACGAACTACATGCCCTGCTGCGGCGGTGTGCAGACCACTGCCAGCCACAACCCGGCCAACTATAACGGCTTCAAGATCTGTGGCGCCAAGGGCAAGCCGATCGGCGCCGAGACCGGCCTCAAGGAGATCGAGCGCATCGCCCGCGCAATTTCACGGCACGACGTGCCCGAGACGATCCCCATCCGCACGCTCGACCTGTCGGAGCCCTACCGGAACTACCTCCGCAAGTTCATGCGCACGCCGCGGCCGCTGAAAGTCGTCATCGACGCCTCCAACGGCATGGCCGGCCGCTGGTTCCCGATCATCTTCAACGGCGCGCCGAACCTGACGATCATCCCGCTCAACTTCGATCACGACGGGGAATTCGTGCACCCGCCGAACCCGCTCGTGCCAGCGAACCTCCAGCAGCTCCAGGCCGCCGTGCGCGACAACCACGCCGACTTTGGGGCCTGCTTCGACGGCGACGCCGATCGCTGCGTGTTCGTCGACGGCGACGCTCACATGGTGCGTCCGGACCTGGTCACCGCCCTGCTCGCTGTCGAATACCTGCGCGAACGCCCCGGCTCCACCGTGGTCTACGATCTGCGCTCCAGCCGAGTCGTGCCGGAAGTGATCCAGAAGTCCGGCGGCACGCCCCGCCGCGAGCGCGTCGGCCACGTGTTCATGAAGCGCAGCTTGGCCGAGACCAACGCCGTGTTCGGCGGCGAGCTCAGTGGCCACTTTTACTTCCGCGATTTCTTCTTCTGCGACTCGGGCATGATGGCCTTCATCGCCCTCGTGAACGTCCTCACCCGCAGCGGCAAGTCGCTGGCCGAGCTGATCGAGCCGCTCAACATCTACGCCAGCAGCGGCGAACGCAACTTCGAAAACGACGACAAGGACGGCACGCTGCGGCGGATCAGCGAGAAATACAAGGACGCCGAGATCGACCACCTCGACGGCGTGACCGTGCAATACAAGGACTGGTGGTTCAACATCCGCGCGTCGAACACCGAACCGCTGCTGCGCCTAAACATGGAAGCGGCCAACGACCGCCTGCTGGAGGACAAGCTCGCCGAACTGACGCCGCTGCTCGGCAAGGCGGTGGCACACTAA
- a CDS encoding insulinase family protein: MARATAALHAGFFHDVLPSGVEFGADVLPQRNTVALCFRMLSGVIDEPAELAGIGAAVERTLSKGTRKYDGQALADAFDQRGAQWASVSGRQSMLVRVLCLPEFVPDIVELVAELLRHPTFPDEACRVAVELAQQELRQMEDEPQELLRDMIQRLTYGPVFGRHTDGTLESLPRVTPEAMRAHWQRVYHAGRLQVAAAGPIQAQQLARQVDQCFAGFGSADLAGRAPADFEFKPAREHRHKELEQQYIGITLPGLPRDAEEFAVEQVLLGVLAGGMSGRLFTEVREKQGLVYWVGAWHEQPRGKGVLHLGASTTPERCHQTFDTLLRELRRVGEDLDTIETERARDSLIAQYETEDDLTRARVGDLSDDLFHFGRPVGREARLAALRAVNVAQVRAYARGLPLDQLCVATLGPRALA; encoded by the coding sequence ATGGCCCGCGCGACCGCGGCATTGCACGCGGGCTTCTTCCATGACGTGCTGCCCAGCGGCGTCGAATTCGGCGCCGACGTACTCCCCCAGCGCAACACCGTCGCCCTCTGCTTCCGCATGCTGTCCGGCGTCATCGATGAGCCGGCCGAGTTGGCCGGCATCGGCGCGGCGGTCGAACGCACCCTTTCCAAGGGCACGCGCAAGTATGACGGCCAGGCGCTGGCGGACGCTTTCGATCAGCGCGGGGCGCAATGGGCATCCGTCAGCGGCCGGCAGTCCATGCTGGTGCGTGTGCTCTGCCTGCCGGAATTCGTCCCGGACATCGTCGAGCTCGTCGCGGAGCTGCTCCGGCATCCGACCTTCCCCGACGAGGCCTGCCGCGTAGCGGTCGAGCTCGCGCAGCAGGAATTGCGGCAGATGGAGGACGAGCCGCAGGAGCTGCTGCGCGATATGATCCAGCGATTGACGTACGGGCCGGTGTTCGGTCGGCACACGGATGGCACGCTCGAGTCGTTGCCGCGCGTGACGCCGGAGGCGATGCGCGCCCATTGGCAGCGCGTCTATCACGCCGGGCGGCTCCAGGTGGCGGCGGCGGGGCCAATTCAGGCGCAGCAACTCGCCCGGCAGGTGGACCAGTGCTTCGCGGGTTTCGGCTCCGCGGACCTGGCTGGCCGCGCGCCGGCGGATTTCGAGTTCAAGCCCGCGCGCGAGCATCGACACAAGGAGCTCGAGCAGCAGTACATCGGCATCACCCTGCCGGGGCTCCCGCGCGACGCGGAGGAATTCGCGGTCGAGCAGGTCCTGCTGGGCGTGCTGGCCGGCGGCATGAGCGGTCGGCTCTTCACGGAGGTGCGCGAGAAGCAGGGCCTGGTCTACTGGGTCGGCGCCTGGCACGAGCAGCCGCGCGGCAAGGGCGTGCTGCACCTCGGCGCCAGCACCACGCCCGAACGCTGCCACCAGACCTTCGACACGCTGCTGCGCGAGCTGCGGCGCGTCGGCGAGGACCTCGACACCATCGAGACCGAACGCGCCCGCGACAGCCTGATCGCCCAGTACGAGACCGAGGACGACCTGACGCGCGCCCGCGTCGGTGACTTGAGCGATGACCTGTTTCACTTTGGCCGGCCGGTCGGGCGCGAGGCCCGATTGGCGGCGCTGCGGGCCGTGAATGTCGCGCAGGTCCGCGCGTATGCCCGCGGGCTGCCGCTGGATCAACTATGCGTCGCGACCCTGGGGCCGCGCGCTCTAGCGTGA
- a CDS encoding Gfo/Idh/MocA family oxidoreductase produces the protein MANRPLNVGLIGGGAGAFIVHPHQRAIHFDGTRRVVAAALHPDPKIALREAENWPYPLRGYPSYDELISTEARKPLGERIDYALIVTPNFVHFDPAMKCLAAGIPVFCEKPLTVTLDEADKLVAAVKQHKIPFGVAHTYLGHWTSRLARFIVRSGLLGEVRWVDAYYLQGWLAGRAEDQGVMQAEWRVDPKRAGASCCGGDIGTHALMQLRYVTGLDVKRLSARLETFVAGRKLDDHFTAYCELSNGGRAMVRASQIAIGHKNDLGIEVNGTKGSLVWGQEEPEQLIIRLPNQPDRVYWRGAVAANDGFLKDLPADLMAEPNIPSGHPEAFHDAFARLHRCFEQDVRAYQDKRPFNCDGSKYANVADGRMGIAFIEAAVKSHEKDGAWVNL, from the coding sequence ATGGCTAATCGACCTTTGAACGTCGGCCTGATCGGCGGCGGCGCCGGGGCCTTCATCGTCCACCCCCACCAGCGCGCGATTCACTTCGACGGCACACGCCGCGTCGTCGCCGCCGCACTGCACCCCGATCCGAAGATCGCCCTGCGCGAGGCCGAGAACTGGCCGTACCCGCTGCGCGGCTATCCCAGCTATGACGAGCTGATCTCCACCGAGGCGCGCAAGCCGCTCGGCGAGCGGATCGACTACGCCCTGATCGTCACGCCGAACTTCGTCCACTTCGACCCCGCCATGAAGTGCCTCGCCGCCGGCATCCCGGTGTTCTGCGAGAAGCCGCTGACCGTCACGCTGGACGAGGCGGACAAGCTCGTTGCCGCCGTGAAGCAGCACAAAATCCCGTTCGGCGTCGCCCACACGTACCTCGGCCATTGGACCAGCCGCCTCGCGCGGTTCATCGTTCGCAGCGGGCTGCTCGGCGAGGTCCGCTGGGTGGACGCGTACTACCTCCAGGGCTGGCTCGCCGGCCGCGCCGAGGACCAGGGCGTCATGCAGGCCGAGTGGCGCGTCGATCCGAAGCGCGCCGGGGCCAGTTGCTGCGGCGGTGACATCGGCACGCACGCGCTCATGCAACTGCGGTACGTCACCGGGCTCGATGTAAAGCGGCTCAGCGCCCGGCTGGAAACATTCGTCGCCGGCCGCAAGCTCGATGACCACTTCACGGCGTATTGCGAACTCAGCAACGGCGGTCGCGCCATGGTCCGCGCGTCGCAGATCGCCATTGGCCATAAGAACGACCTTGGCATCGAAGTGAACGGCACGAAGGGCTCGCTCGTGTGGGGGCAGGAGGAGCCGGAGCAGCTCATCATCCGCCTGCCGAACCAGCCGGACCGCGTGTACTGGCGCGGGGCCGTGGCGGCGAATGACGGGTTCCTGAAGGACCTGCCGGCGGACCTGATGGCGGAGCCGAACATTCCGTCGGGGCATCCGGAGGCGTTCCACGACGCGTTCGCCCGGCTGCACCGGTGCTTCGAGCAGGACGTGCGGGCGTACCAGGACAAGCGGCCGTTCAATTGTGACGGCAGCAAGTACGCGAACGTCGCGGATGGCCGGATGGGCATCGCGTTCATCGAGGCGGCAGTGAAGAGCCACGAGAAGGACGGGGCCTGGGTGAATCTGTAG
- a CDS encoding SDR family oxidoreductase, producing MSKCLVTGGAGFIGSHIVRALLERGRQVRVLDNLSTGKRANLAEIAGQIELLEGDICDVPTVERAMRDVEVVFHLAARASVPRSVEHPRPANEINVTGTLNLLIAARDAGARRFVYSASSSAYGDTPTMPKIETMRPAPLSPYAVSKLAAEHYCACWSHVYGLQTACLRYFNVFGPRQDPKGDYAAVIPAFVSRMLRGERPIIFGDGEQSRDFCFVANVVHANLLASEAPEVHGEVMNIACGQSTTLNQIVADINKLLGTNLAPEYREPRRGDVRHSLAALDAAKRVIGYEPQVFFSDGLRRSIEWYKANLA from the coding sequence ATGAGCAAGTGCTTGGTGACGGGCGGCGCGGGGTTCATCGGCAGTCACATCGTCCGTGCGCTGCTGGAGCGCGGGCGGCAGGTGCGCGTGCTGGACAATCTCAGCACGGGCAAACGCGCCAACCTGGCGGAGATCGCCGGGCAGATCGAGCTGCTCGAAGGTGACATCTGCGACGTGCCGACGGTGGAGCGCGCCATGCGCGACGTGGAAGTGGTCTTCCATCTGGCCGCGCGCGCCAGTGTGCCGCGCAGCGTCGAGCATCCGCGGCCGGCCAACGAGATCAACGTCACCGGCACGCTGAACCTGCTGATCGCGGCCCGTGACGCCGGCGCCCGCCGGTTCGTCTATTCGGCGAGCAGCAGTGCGTACGGCGACACGCCGACCATGCCCAAGATCGAGACCATGCGCCCAGCGCCGCTGAGCCCCTATGCTGTCAGCAAGCTCGCGGCGGAGCACTACTGCGCGTGCTGGTCGCACGTGTATGGCCTGCAGACGGCTTGCCTGCGCTATTTCAACGTCTTCGGCCCGCGGCAGGATCCTAAGGGCGACTACGCCGCGGTGATTCCGGCCTTCGTGTCGCGCATGCTGCGCGGCGAGCGGCCGATCATCTTCGGCGACGGCGAGCAATCGCGCGACTTCTGTTTCGTGGCCAACGTGGTGCACGCCAACCTGCTGGCGTCGGAAGCACCCGAAGTGCATGGCGAAGTGATGAACATCGCCTGCGGCCAGAGCACGACGCTCAACCAGATCGTCGCGGACATCAACAAGCTGCTCGGCACCAACCTGGCGCCGGAGTACCGCGAACCGCGCCGCGGCGACGTCCGCCACAGTCTCGCCGCCCTGGACGCGGCCAAGCGCGTGATCGGCTATGAGCCGCAGGTCTTCTTCTCCGACGGTCTGCGGCGGTCGATCGAGTGGTACAAGGCAAACCTGGCGTAG
- a CDS encoding TatD family hydrolase, with product MLIDTHCHLTSPGLVEQVDVVLARAAEAGVKRLILVGVNVADAQAAAVLLANRPALYLVAGIHPHEAGRCDADSWTALTNLLRGARLPADVCARIVGVGETGLDWHYDFAPRARQEEVFEAHLALAVALQLPIVIHARESEARVCEILAGHPQLADRVVWHCFSAGTDIARRALDLGGHFSFTGVVTFKNANTIREAASYVPLERLMLETDAPYLSPEPLRKVRPNEPALLVHTARRLAELRGVDFETLAAATTATAVRFFRLPEVRP from the coding sequence ATGCTGATTGACACGCACTGCCATCTGACGAGTCCCGGCTTGGTCGAGCAGGTCGACGTGGTGCTCGCGCGGGCGGCGGAGGCGGGGGTCAAGCGGCTGATCCTGGTCGGGGTCAACGTGGCCGACGCACAGGCGGCAGCGGTTTTGCTTGCGAACCGGCCGGCGTTGTACCTCGTGGCGGGCATTCATCCGCACGAAGCCGGTCGGTGCGATGCGGATTCCTGGACCGCTCTGACGAATCTGTTACGCGGCGCGCGATTGCCCGCGGACGTATGCGCGCGCATCGTCGGAGTAGGTGAGACCGGTCTGGACTGGCACTACGACTTTGCGCCGCGGGCGCGCCAGGAGGAGGTCTTCGAGGCCCACCTCGCCCTGGCGGTTGCGCTGCAGCTTCCGATCGTCATTCATGCCCGCGAATCCGAGGCCCGCGTGTGCGAGATCCTCGCCGGCCATCCGCAATTGGCGGACCGCGTCGTCTGGCACTGCTTCTCGGCGGGCACGGACATCGCGCGGCGGGCGCTGGACCTGGGCGGCCACTTCTCCTTCACTGGAGTGGTTACATTCAAGAACGCGAACACGATCCGGGAAGCGGCGAGTTATGTGCCGCTGGAGCGGTTGATGCTTGAGACCGACGCGCCGTACCTGTCGCCGGAGCCGCTGCGCAAGGTGCGGCCCAACGAGCCGGCGCTGCTGGTGCACACGGCGCGACGGCTGGCCGAGTTGCGCGGCGTGGACTTTGAGACGCTGGCGGCGGCGACGACCGCCACGGCGGTGCGGTTCTTCAGGTTGCCAGAGGTTAGACCATGA